A part of Pungitius pungitius chromosome 15, fPunPun2.1, whole genome shotgun sequence genomic DNA contains:
- the LOC119211647 gene encoding sterile alpha motif domain-containing protein 3-like, with amino-acid sequence MALIKMFPTNDDYVKVCKALILKYPFLKDKEGNGYHTWHMSLKRKFKYERVPLIDDEEVRRMKLKFGHHKKPLQHEENTSKRAKTSKEVDIIGEDDTSVASHVKVLQDQYRKTQPDARMVEERMMRTFAWRRREIANGMTVEEAINKYPFLKSPCGLFQEMGRLHDEMNICRRFEDGFRVLVPTVLRLTQSKSPLADLVLEEREAALTEDVPGIDFRAAILLLPILFREKNDILVILGKDQPPLPYPTVQLDAVADWRTVLTRRVPAVVKLDGQSVCMALGLEEGVIAAFCAYFIYNVAYASRLKNTLIFIQRYVLKMSEVGDKPLPVSVTRVINILA; translated from the exons ATGGCCCTGATCAAAAT GTTCCCGACCAATGATGACTATGTGAAAGTGTGCAAGGCCCTGATTTTGAAGTACCCTTTCTTAAAGGACAAAGAAGGCAATGGTTAT cATACCTGGCACATGTCTCTCAAACGTAAGTTCAAATATGAGCGAGTGCCACTGATAGATGATGAGGAGGTGAGAAGAATGAAACTGAAATTTGGTCATCACAAAAAGCCTTTGCAACACgaagaaaacacaagcaaacgAGCCAAGACATCAAAG GAGGTGGATATTATTGGGGAGGATGATACCTCAGTAGCGAGCCATGTGAAAGTCCTGCAGGACCAGTACCGGAAGACACAGCCAGATGCCCGAATGGTGGAGGAACGGATGATGAGGACATTCGCTTGGAGAAGGCGAGAGATCGCCAATGGGATGACTGTCGAAGAAGCCATTAACAAATATCCATTCCTTAAGAGTCCATGTGGG CTATTTCAGGAAATGGGCCGGCTTCATGATGAAATGAATATCTGCCGAAGATTCGAAGATGGCTTTAGGGTCCTAGTACCCACAGTGCTTAGATTGACTCAAAGCAAATCTCCCCTTGCAGATCTGGTTTTGGAGGAAAGAGAGGCTGCCCTCACCGAAGATGTCCCTG gGATTGATTTCAGAGCTGCAATCCTGCTGTTGCCGATCCTGTTCAGGGAGAAAAATGACATTCTCGTCATACTTGGGAAG GATCAGCCACCATTGCCATATCCTACTGTACAACTTGACGCTGTCGCTGACTGGAGGACTGTGCTCACTCGAAGggtccctgcagtggtcaaactgGATGGACAGTCAGTCTGCATGGCGCTTGGTTTGGAGGAAGGTGTTATTGCTGCTTTTTGTGCTTACTTCATCTACAACGTGGCATATGCATCTCGCCTGAAGAACACCCTGATATTCATTCAACGATATGTTCTAAAAATGTCTGAGGTTGGTGACAAGCCTCTACCTGTTAGTGTGACCAGGGTCATCAACATTTTAGCTTGA
- the LOC119209069 gene encoding EEIG family member 2-like isoform X2: protein MNANAGTGVLEPCFCRVSVRKELKGGKTFAKLGFADLNLSEFAGSGRTTRRCLLEGYDTKNTRQDNSILKVVITTQLMSGDPCFKTPPSTSMTLGVAQAEAECLLEDRKGGDMHISHSLCETPVKSVSVPDELLAYGHSRTPSHASEQSKISGYSSNHSSLTDLCHRRSASAGSTSTGIGSIMETSDQHGESRSALSTSAACHAAPDHHPTPAKVPRHPVKQNSVENQLKRVDATRVDADDVIEKILQSQDFSHGVFDSSAEEEGLSLFVGPGGSTALGSQHMRVAAGAFEQVVIKP, encoded by the exons ATGAATGCCAATGCCGGGACAGGAGTACTGGAACCTTGTTTTTGCCGGGTGTCTGTGCGCAAG GAATTGAAAGGTGGAAAGACTTTTGCAAAG CTGGGCTTTGCTGACTTGAACTTGTCGGAGTTTGCCGGGTCTGGCAGGACCACACGACGCTGTCTTTTAGAAGGATACGACACCAAAAACACCAGGCAGGACAACTCCATTCTGAAG GTTGTCATCACCACACAACTTATGTCTGGAGACCCCTGTTTTAAAAC TCCCCCATCTACCTCCATGACTCTAGGAGTCGCACAGGCCGAAGCAGAGTGTCTCCTTGAGGACAGAAAGGGAGGGGACATGCACATATCCCATTCACTCTGCG AGACTCCAGTAAAGTCAGTGTCAGTCCCAGATGAGCTGTTGGCGTATGGTCACTCTAGAACACCAAGCCATGCCAGCGAACAGTCCAAAATCTCAG GATACAGCTCGAATCACTCCAGTTTAACAGATCTATGCCATCGGAGGAGCGCGTCGGCTGGTTCTACCTCCACGGGCATCGGCAGCATCATGGAAACCAGCGATCAGCACGGGGAGAGCAGGAGCGCTCTGTCAACCTCTGCAGCCTGTCACGCTGCACCTGACCACCACCCTACTCCAGCTAAAGTGCCACG ACATCCAGTAAAGCAGAACTCAGTGGAGAATCAGCTCAAACGAGTTGATGCCACAAGGGTGGACGCTGACGACGTGATAGAAAAAATCCTGCAGAGCCAGGACTTCAGCCATGGCGTCTTTGACTCCAGTGCAGAGG aggAGGGGCTTAGCTTGTTTGTTGGTCCTGGTGGGAGTACCGCTTTAGGAAGCCAGCATATGAG GGTCGCAGCTGGAGCCTTTGAGCAGGTGGTGATCAAGCCTTAG
- the LOC119209069 gene encoding EEIG family member 2-like isoform X1, protein MSFILMKKKKFKFKVDFDLEELSSVPFVNGVLFCKVRLRDGGFADESSRKAVQANCVHWSKRFSFVIKMNANAGTGVLEPCFCRVSVRKELKGGKTFAKLGFADLNLSEFAGSGRTTRRCLLEGYDTKNTRQDNSILKVVITTQLMSGDPCFKTPPSTSMTLGVAQAEAECLLEDRKGGDMHISHSLCETPVKSVSVPDELLAYGHSRTPSHASEQSKISGYSSNHSSLTDLCHRRSASAGSTSTGIGSIMETSDQHGESRSALSTSAACHAAPDHHPTPAKVPRHPVKQNSVENQLKRVDATRVDADDVIEKILQSQDFSHGVFDSSAEEEGLSLFVGPGGSTALGSQHMRVAAGAFEQVVIKP, encoded by the exons ATGTCGTTTATTctaatgaagaagaagaagttcaaaTTCAAAGTGGACTTCGATTTGGAGGAACTGTCGTCGGTTCCTTTCGTCAACGGGGTTTTATTCTGTAAAGTTCGACTCCGAGATGGAGGCTTTGCAGACGAGTCGTCTAG GAAAGCAGTGCAAGCCAACTGCGTACACTGGAGTAAGAGGTTCTCTTTTGTGATTAAGATGAATGCCAATGCCGGGACAGGAGTACTGGAACCTTGTTTTTGCCGGGTGTCTGTGCGCAAG GAATTGAAAGGTGGAAAGACTTTTGCAAAG CTGGGCTTTGCTGACTTGAACTTGTCGGAGTTTGCCGGGTCTGGCAGGACCACACGACGCTGTCTTTTAGAAGGATACGACACCAAAAACACCAGGCAGGACAACTCCATTCTGAAG GTTGTCATCACCACACAACTTATGTCTGGAGACCCCTGTTTTAAAAC TCCCCCATCTACCTCCATGACTCTAGGAGTCGCACAGGCCGAAGCAGAGTGTCTCCTTGAGGACAGAAAGGGAGGGGACATGCACATATCCCATTCACTCTGCG AGACTCCAGTAAAGTCAGTGTCAGTCCCAGATGAGCTGTTGGCGTATGGTCACTCTAGAACACCAAGCCATGCCAGCGAACAGTCCAAAATCTCAG GATACAGCTCGAATCACTCCAGTTTAACAGATCTATGCCATCGGAGGAGCGCGTCGGCTGGTTCTACCTCCACGGGCATCGGCAGCATCATGGAAACCAGCGATCAGCACGGGGAGAGCAGGAGCGCTCTGTCAACCTCTGCAGCCTGTCACGCTGCACCTGACCACCACCCTACTCCAGCTAAAGTGCCACG ACATCCAGTAAAGCAGAACTCAGTGGAGAATCAGCTCAAACGAGTTGATGCCACAAGGGTGGACGCTGACGACGTGATAGAAAAAATCCTGCAGAGCCAGGACTTCAGCCATGGCGTCTTTGACTCCAGTGCAGAGG aggAGGGGCTTAGCTTGTTTGTTGGTCCTGGTGGGAGTACCGCTTTAGGAAGCCAGCATATGAG GGTCGCAGCTGGAGCCTTTGAGCAGGTGGTGATCAAGCCTTAG
- the prpf38b gene encoding pre-mRNA-splicing factor 38B: MANAGNQLPTQAVSKPAPKHGNVLPLWGNEKTMNLNPMILTNVLSSPYFKVQLYELKTYHEVVDEIYFKVTHAEPWEKGSRKTAGQTGMCGGVRGVGTGGIVSTAFCLLYKLFTLKLTRKQLMGLITHTDSPYIRALGFMYIRYTQPPADLIDWYDGFLDDEEELDVKAGGGCVMTVGEMLRSFLTKLEWFSTLFPRIPVPVQKLIDQQMKARPRKVVQKETPEEEVTETEVEAGRPGERRRSRTPRRTPSPRRSPKRSRSRSHQREKERHGPSFDRELDRERDRQKKERGDRDRDRGDRGERAERGDRERRRSRSADKNQERRERRRSLSGSRDRRNERRDKDRDAGEDKSSSRRKDREHHKDRGAERERSKDKKSRGESDDKRHKEDRERHREERKAKKSSRSRSKERKHKSGGEEKSRKKELSHSKDKDKERDGEQQRSHKRSRSKERSHHQRESSNDHGKHRSQSTE; encoded by the exons ATGGCTAACGCCGGGAACCAGCTACCAACACAGGCCGTTAGCAAGCCTGCACCAAAACATGGAAATGTATTGCCCCTATGGGGCAACGAAAAGACCATGAACCTCAATCCAATGATTCTAACAAATGTACTATCTTCACCTTATTTCAAAGTTCAGCTTTATGAACTTAAGACCTACCATGAAGTTGTGGACGAAATCTACTTCAAG GTGACCCACGCTGAGCCTTGGGAAAAAGGCAGCAGAAAGACGGCGGGCCAGACTGGAATGTGCGGAGGG GTGCGTGGAGTCGGGACCGGTGGTATTGTGTCCACTGCTTTCTGTCTTCTATACAAACTGTTTACTCTCAAGTTGACCCGCAAACAGCTGATGGGTCTGATCACTCATACAGACTCTCCATACATCAGAGCACTTGGATTCATGTACATAAG ATACACTCAGCCCCCAGCAGATTTAATAGATTGGTACGACGGTTTCCTGGATGATGAGGAG GAGCTTGATGTCAAGGCAGGAGGTGGCTGTGTCATGACCGTTGGGGAGATGTTGCGTTCCTTCTTGACCAAACTGGAATGGTTCTCCACTCTGTTCCCCCGCATCCCAGTGCCTGTGCAGAAGCTTATTGACCAACAGATGAAGGCCAGGCCTCGGAAGGTTGTTCAGAAGGAGACGCCGGAGGAGGAAGTCACGGAGACTGAAGTAGAGGCGGGGAGGCCCGGGGAGCGGCGGCGCTCCAG GACACCCAGGCGGACACCGAGCCCCCGAAGGTCCCCCAAGCGGTCAAGGAGCCGGAGCCACCAGCGGGAGAAAGAACGCCACGGACCCAGCTTTGACCGAGAGCTGGACAGGGAGCGCGACCGCCAGAAAAAGGAGAGGGGGGACAGGGACCGGGATAGGGGGGACAGAGGGGAGAGGGCGGAGAGGGGCGACAGGGAGAGGCGACGGTCGCGCAGTGCAGACAAGAACCAGGAGCGCAGGGAACGGCGAAGAAGTCTCAGTGGCAGCCGGGACCGAAGAAATGAACGCAGAGACAAGGACAGAGACGCAGGAGAGGACAAGAGCAGCAGCCGGAGGAAGGACAGGGAACACCACAAAGATAGaggtgcagagagggagaggtccAAGGACAAAAAGAGCAGGGGAGAGAGCGATGACAAGAGGCACAAAGAGGACAGGGAGAggcacagagaggagaggaaggccaAAAAGTCGAGTCGGAGTCGAAGCAAGGAGAGGAAGCACAAAAGtgggggagaagagaagagcagGAAAAAAGAGCTCAGCCACAGCAAAGACAAGGACAAGGAGAGGGACGGAGAGCAGCAGCGTTCTCACAAACGTAGTCGTAGCAAAGAGCGGAGCCATCACCAGCGAGAGTCCAGCAATGATCACGGTAAACATAGGAGTCAGAGCACTGAGTGA